TCGGTGAGCGCCTGGTTCTCGGGCTTGTCCAGCTTGCCGAACATGGTGCGCTGGTACAGCCAGAGCATGTAGGCGGCGCCCAGGACGATGCCGAGGACCGCGAGCACCGACCAGATCTGCGGCACGAACAGCAGCGCCTTGCTGGTGAAGGGAAGGTTCAGATGGAAGCCGATGGGGATCATCCAGGCTCCCATCAGGATGGTGAACTCCCCAATGAAGCCGTTCAGCGCCGGGAGGCCGATCGACGAGAGCGTCATGATCATGAAGAAGACGGCGTAGATCGGAATCTGGCGCGACAAGCCCCCGAAATCGGAGATCAGTCGCGTGTGGCGCCGCTCGTAGATCAGCCCGACGATCAGGAACAAGGCGCCGGTGGAGATGCCATGGTTGATCATCTGCAGGATGCCGCCCTTGAGGCCCACCTCGTTGAGGGCGAAGACCCCGAGCATGCAGAAGCCGAGGTGGCTCACCGAGGAATAGGCGACCAGCTTCTTCCAGTCCTTCTGCACCATGGCCACCATGGCGCCGTACAGGATGCCGATCACCGAAAGTCCGAGCATCCAGGGAAGGTAGTGACGCGTCGCCTCCGGCAGGATCGGCAGGGAGAAGCGGACGAAGCCGTACGTTCCCATCTTGAGGAGCACCCCGGCGAGGATGACCGAGCCCGCGGTGGGAGCCTCCACGTGGGCATCGGGTAGCCAGGTGTGGAACGGGAACATCGGGACCTTGATGGCGAAGCCGACGAAGAAGGCGAGGAAGATCCAGCGCGCCAGCGAGATCCAGGCCGGCGTGGTGTCACGTCCCATCTCCATGAGCGACACCACGTCGAAGGTGTAATTCCCCGTGACGCTGCCGTGATAGAAGTAGAGCGCCAGGATCCCCAGCAGCATCAGCACCGACCCGAGAAGCGTGTAGAGGAAGAACTTGATCGCGGCGTAGAGCTTGCGGGGACCACCCCACACTCCGATCAGGAAATACATCGGGACGAGCATCACCTCCCAGAAGACGTAGAACAGGAAGAAATCGAGCGAGATGAAGACTCCCAGCATCCCCGTCTGCAGCAGGAGCATCATCACGTAGTACTCCTTCACCCGCTCCGTGATCGCCGTCCAGCTCGACAGGATGGCCAGGAAGCCGAGCAGGGTCGTGAGGAGGATGAGCAGCACCGAGATTCCGTCCACTCCCGTGTGGTAGCTGACGCCGATGGAGGGGATCCAGGAATGGCTCGCCTCGAACTGGAACGGGGCGCCCTTCGGGTCATACCTCCAGAACAGCGGCAGGGAGACCAGGAAGCCGGCGAACGCCACCGCCGTCGCATACCAGGCAATCGCCCGCTTCGCTTCCTTGTTGAAGAAGAGGAGCCCGACGGCCCCGACGAGGGGCAGGAAGGTGATGGTGGTGAGAATCCATTGATTGCTCATGATGAAGCGGGACTCCTTTACCGGTTCCAGAAGAGATAGATGCTCACGAACAGGAAGATCCCGAAAACGAACAGGGTCAAGTACGACTGGACCTGCCCCGTCTGCATCCTGCGGAAGGCGAGGGCGAGCCCGCGCGCGATGTAGGCGGTGGCGTTCACCAGTCCGTCGACCACGTATTGGTCGAAGATGCGCGACAGGATGCTGAACCCCATGGTCGCGTGCCGCACGCCGTTCACCAGTCCGTCCACGACGCGCGCATCGAAAGCGTGGAGTCCGCGGCACGCCGCGAGGGTGGGGCGCACGATGGCCGCCGCGTACAGCTCGTCGACGTAGTACTTGTTGGCGAGCAGCTCGCCGAGGCGGGGCATCGCGGAGGCCAGCCGCCGCGGGATCTCCGGGCGGGCGCGGTAGAAGCGATAGGCCGTGAAGATGGCCGCCGCCACGACCCCCAGCGCCAGGAGCATCAGGAGATACTCGAGCGATTCGACCTCGCCGTGCGACACCCCCGCCGCCTCCGCCGCATGGACGGCCGCGGCGCCGCTCGGCGGCACCGTCTCGAACACCGGCGCGAGGAAATGCTCGAAGAAGTTCAGGTCGGCGCCGAAGCTGAGGCTCTTGGGGATTCCGATCAACCCGCCCACGGCCGACAGCACCGCCAGGATGATCAGCGGCACCGTCATCACCTTCGGCGACTCATGCAGATGATGCGCCGTTTCATGGTCCATGCGGCCTTCGCCGTAAAAGCACAGGAAGACGAGACGGAACATGTAGAAGGTCGTCAGCGCCGCGGCCAGCAATCCCACCAGCCAGAAGATCACGCCCCCCAGGCCGTGAGGATTGCCCGAGCCGAACGCCTTCCACAGGATCTCGTCCTTGCTGAAGAAGCCCGAGAGCGGCGGGATGCCGGCGATAGCCAAAGTGCCCACCAAAAATGTCGCGAAGGTGATGGGCAGCGTCTTCTTCAACCCGCCCATCTTCCTGAGGTCCTGCTCGCCGCTCATGGCGTGAATGACGCTGCCGGAGCCCAGGAAGAGCAGCGCCTTGAAGAAGGCATGCGTCATCAGGTGGAACACCGCGGCGGTAAAGGCTCCGACGCCCGCCGCCAGGAACATGTAGCCGAGCTGGCTCACGGTGGAATAGGCCAGCACCTTCTTGATGTCGTTCTGCCGCAGCGCCATGCTCGCCGCGAAGATCGCCGTGAGCGCCCCCACCGTGGCGACCACCATCAAAGCCTGCGGCCCCTGCAGGTAGATCGCCGAGCAGCGGCAGACCATGTAGACACCCGCCGTCACCATCGTCGCGGCATGGATCAGGGCCGACACCGGCGTGGGACCCGCCATCGCATCGGGGAGCCAGACATAAA
The window above is part of the Candidatus Polarisedimenticolia bacterium genome. Proteins encoded here:
- a CDS encoding NADH-quinone oxidoreductase subunit M; protein product: MSNQWILTTITFLPLVGAVGLLFFNKEAKRAIAWYATAVAFAGFLVSLPLFWRYDPKGAPFQFEASHSWIPSIGVSYHTGVDGISVLLILLTTLLGFLAILSSWTAITERVKEYYVMMLLLQTGMLGVFISLDFFLFYVFWEVMLVPMYFLIGVWGGPRKLYAAIKFFLYTLLGSVLMLLGILALYFYHGSVTGNYTFDVVSLMEMGRDTTPAWISLARWIFLAFFVGFAIKVPMFPFHTWLPDAHVEAPTAGSVILAGVLLKMGTYGFVRFSLPILPEATRHYLPWMLGLSVIGILYGAMVAMVQKDWKKLVAYSSVSHLGFCMLGVFALNEVGLKGGILQMINHGISTGALFLIVGLIYERRHTRLISDFGGLSRQIPIYAVFFMIMTLSSIGLPALNGFIGEFTILMGAWMIPIGFHLNLPFTSKALLFVPQIWSVLAVLGIVLGAAYMLWLYQRTMFGKLDKPENQALTDLNGREILTLAPLVVLAFWIGLYPAPFMDMLQPAVERIVRQVNEPVPATAHLGAAPAGAVKAALKPPAAAQEPRNE
- the nuoL gene encoding NADH-quinone oxidoreductase subunit L yields the protein MLSALYLIPLLPLAGFVLNGLFGKRYLSKQLIGIIACGAVLAAFLLSLGAVLQLGHLDSVTSVPGHLEVDREAKRVTLTAAEWLHAGRGSQGAEFSIPWGFTLDPLSAVMLLVVTGVGFLIHVYSVGYMAHEEGYWRYFAYLNLFMAMMLTLVLGSSFPVMFVGWEGVGLCSYLLIGFDYPKDSAADAGKKAFLVNRVGDMGFVLAMAWIFASLGTLEFSSVMAQASHLAPAVAAGIGVLLFVGACGKSAQIPLYVWLPDAMAGPTPVSALIHAATMVTAGVYMVCRCSAIYLQGPQALMVVATVGALTAIFAASMALRQNDIKKVLAYSTVSQLGYMFLAAGVGAFTAAVFHLMTHAFFKALLFLGSGSVIHAMSGEQDLRKMGGLKKTLPITFATFLVGTLAIAGIPPLSGFFSKDEILWKAFGSGNPHGLGGVIFWLVGLLAAALTTFYMFRLVFLCFYGEGRMDHETAHHLHESPKVMTVPLIILAVLSAVGGLIGIPKSLSFGADLNFFEHFLAPVFETVPPSGAAAVHAAEAAGVSHGEVESLEYLLMLLALGVVAAAIFTAYRFYRARPEIPRRLASAMPRLGELLANKYYVDELYAAAIVRPTLAACRGLHAFDARVVDGLVNGVRHATMGFSILSRIFDQYVVDGLVNATAYIARGLALAFRRMQTGQVQSYLTLFVFGIFLFVSIYLFWNR